Below is a genomic region from Lutra lutra chromosome 5, mLutLut1.2, whole genome shotgun sequence.
TAAAATAGTAGTTTCTTATATTAAATGGTGTCTTAAATTTGAAAAGTGATATCTGCATTTCCATCTTCATTTTTGGCAGTTAATAGTGGATAGGTAACTACctacttaaatacttaaatattctgttgcctttacttttttaaagattttatttatttatttgagagagggagtaagaaagacagcatgagaggggagaaggtcagagggagaagcagattccccgtggagctgggagcacaaggtaggactcaatcccaggactccaggatcatgacccgagccaaaggcagtcgcttaaccatctgagccacccagccaccctgttgCCTATTTTTTGATTCACCCTGAAATAGGAAGGTATTTGGATATTGGCCAGTCAAAATGACTAATGCATACTCTCATAACTAACAGTTGTTGAGTGCTTTTTATGAGCCACATTTGATtataagtcctggggatatatGGTAAACAAAATAGAGGCCCTGACCATGAGTTGCTTACAGTCTTAAATTACTCAAGTCTCCTCACTTGCTTCACTCTCTGCTTTCAAATGTTATAAGCTGCTCATTACTGTGTTGAAAGTACACTTTTATCGCCGCACATGTCACTAAACCATTGCAGCATCCATTTCTGTGGCTTACGTTTTCTTCTGTAACTGTCCCAAATTTATTACCTGTATCCCTAATCTCTTTCCTGAGCACCAGACTTAAGGTTTTAACTTTCTAGAATATCttctttagggcacctgggtggctcagtcagttaagtgtctgccttcagattaggtcatgatctcagggtcctgggatccagtcccacatccggctccctgctcagcaagttatctgcttctccctctcatgcttcACCCTCTcacctcctgctcatgctctctctctctctcaaataaataaataaaatctttgaaaaacacaaacaaacaagagtacttcttcttaaaatatttactagtaACTAATGTTCATTATATCCAAAATGGAAGCTATTCTTCAGTACCTTCTTTCCTATCCAGTTTTCCTTATTGGCAGCATAGTCTTTCTAAACCAAAATCCTTTGAATACTATTGATTCCTCCCTCATACAATTTTAACTTTCTCCCTTCAAAAATACTCATTTTGGTAGTTATCTCTAGAATATTTCAAATCTgttggtttcttttctgtttcccacTTTAAGTccttttcagtttccttctcgTTGTTAGTGGCTTTCTAACCTTTCTCCCCAGACTCTAATCTCAATTTTATGTTAGTAATGATTCCAAAATAAAGTCTGGGTTTTTTTagacatttattcaaaataaaccCTCccaatcagagagggagatgaaccatgagagactatggactttgagaaacacactgagggttttagagtggaggggagtggggggatgtgTTAGccaagtgatgggtattaaggagggcacatattgcactgagcactgggtattatacgtaaacagtgaatcatggaacactatatcaaaaactaatgatgtactgtatggtgactaacataacataaaaaaagaaaaaaaaagaaaacaaaacaaaaaatgtataaataaactcTCTCATGTCTTCCCATCTCCACAGACTGACTAACCATCTTTCAGATTCTACACACATGATGTAATCTTTGCTTCACCTGCTACTTTATTGCTTGAAATCATGTATTTCTTGTCTACTAAAAACTATTTCCTATTGGCTTCAACTTGAAAGCTCTTCCAAATACACATCATTTCATCTATTTCCTGCCATTGTACTTGTGAAACTGTTTTAGACACTTTGCACATTTTTGGGAATATGGGAAGTATTCAGTAGGTGTTAATTATTAAAACtagaatattatattaaatatattaaatattaaagtgttTAATATGTggttatacaaatattaaaatgttaactacctaaaaatatagtaattattttttaatataactatGTTTATCTTACTGATGTGAGCATCTCAGTGGCAGAGAACATTATATCCATGTTTGTACTCCCAGTACCTTGCACCATGTGTGCCTGACACTCACTAAATGTTTTAGCAAATGAAAAGGATGGTGGATAATAAAGAATTTGAGGTGGTTTTGAAATTTGTGGTTGAGAGGGGCTTGATTCTGGCAGGAAGGATTCAAaatgaagcttttctttttcttttattgtaaggGCAGGTgaggagaaagaaacagcaatgatttattaaaattctgGAAATGCTATGTTTGAActattttcatgatattttagGAGGCATGTAGAAAGTAAGGGACTGCTAAATGGGAGAGAGGAGGACTGATGATAGATTTGGACCTCCTCCTTAATCCCTAAAAACTCAGCTCTTTGATTGGCAGTTCCCTTTCTCCGCTCACTATGTTTCTGGATGATCTAAAGCAGACCTTAATTGTGTGCTGTCAGTGAGTTATGTGTGTGTCAACATGCTGATACTCTCAACCTTTGGGGTGAGCATCAGCCCCTAGACCCTTCACctcttgtctgattttttttactCAGTTGTGCTCTATAAGTGTTAACCATTTTTGGTATGTGTTATGACATGAAAAGCACTGACCTAAGATCTGGTTTGCTCATAATTGTCGAAAGTATAGtaatttaacaaataatattATCAGAAAATAACTCCTAGcaataatatacataaaagtatTTGTGAAGAACAGAGTTTTTGCCCTAGGCTTGTATTTCAGCTTTTAACAAAAATTCCTACTTATTGTAGTCTGATATTtaagcataatttttattatataacatatacattttaCATAGTTTTACATGGCCTCCACATCACTTGAACTTCCTGTAACCATAATTTGACACAAAGTTTTTCACTAACAGTTgttaagtatttaataaaatcttaacattttattctgaTCTTTGGAATTAGTACTTGGATGACATAGTTACTTACCTTATTAGAGTTGTTACAGTCTAATATTGAAGTAACACTTGCAGAAATTCAGTGCATATAATGAGTATTAATGGAAGAGGATAAGTTAAGGAATAATCTTTTGTCTTTGAAGGTTGGCTGCGGAGTTTTTAAAGTCGAATTATTTGTTTGTTGCTGTTGGACAAGTGGGTGGAGCATGTAGAGATGTTCAGCAGACAATTCTCCAAGTTGGCCAGTactccaaaagagaaaaacttgtTGAAATTCTACGAAACATAGGTACCTTAaattgatataattatttttttttcatgattttgatttttttttaatgactaatttttaaaaattactttaaaaattgtttggcgtaagtttttaaatctgtgtgtttttactgctttttctttaaagctttCTTTTATAAAAGGTTTTATGATTCAATTTCCTGTGTAAATTATGTAGCAGTATAGTCCTTTTttcataaagattaaaaataggaaGGATTTGAGATTTAAACAGTATTTGACAAAAAACTATTCTGGgtgaaatgtatatattttttgttttaagaagtaaaaaggCCTACTAACATATCTTTATATCAAACTGTGTTTACTCCaccaaaaaatgaattctttgtttttagttctaAAAATGACTAACATTTAACTGACTTATTACTGTGGGAATCAGTtgccattttgatttttctgcttGGTTAGTAGACCTGAGACTTAATGAAGTACTTCCTCTGAGCCTTTTTTTCTTGAAGGTCTCTTGTTAATGTTCCATTTTTCCAGTTGTTCAGATACAAAGTCTTGGagtcattcttcatttctttctctaactGCATATGTCTTGTCTGTTAGCAAAATAATTTTGGTGGTAAATAATTTTACCATCAAAATATATTCAGCATCTATTAGCTCCTCAGATAAAACAAACATTAGATCTTGTCACTTCTTTGTTCAAAACCAGGGGCTtcccgggggaggggaggagggggatagGGGACGAGGGCGGGAGACGCGGGGAGGAAGAAAGGCGAGGGAAGAGGGGCGGGGGAGAGATGGAGCGCTAGAGAAAGACGGGGAGAGAGGCCGATCAGACGCGGTAGGGACGGATAAAGGCAGGGGGGCGGGATAGAGGGCgggaggggcggaggggaggCGAGGAGGGCGGGGCGCCCGACCCCCAATCGCGCGGCCGCCGCCTGCGCCGCCCGGCTGGATTTGAGCCGGGCCCGCGGCTAGCAGACTCAGGCGCTGGCTGGAGcaacgcccccccacccccgcgcagAGGCACCCCCACTTTCCAACTCCGCGGGCGATGCAGCCGACTCAGGACGCAGGTGTCCGGAATCGGGGTTCTCCCAGAGGACAGAGGCCGTGACTAACCAGCGTGGGCCAGGTTTCTAGTTTCCCCTTCTgatgaaaagagaacagaagaatgGACTACAGTCACCAAACCTCCCTCGTCCCGTGCGGACAAGATAAATACATCTCCAAGAACGAACTTCTCCTTCATCTGAAGACCTACAATTTGTACTATGAAGGCCAGAATTGGCAGCTCCGACACCGTGAGGAGGAAGACGAGTTCATCGTGGAGGGGCTGCTGAACATATCCTGGGGGCTGCGACGGCCCATCCGTCTACAGATGCAGGAGGACAATGAGCGTATTCGCCCCCCGctgtcctcttcctcctggcACTCTGGCTGTAACTTGGGGGCGCAGGGCACCATCCTGAAGCCCCTCACCATGCCCAACATTCAGATCTCAGAAGCGGATGCCCCGCCCGAGGGCGAGCAGGCACCGAGCCCCACAGACTCCAGGGGCCTCAAGCCCCTGCAGGAAGACACCCCCCAGCTGATGCGCACACGCAGTGATGTTGGGGTGCGTCGCCGTGGCAACGTAAGGACACCCGGTGACCAGAGGCGAATCAGACGCCACCGCTTCTCCATCAATGGCCATTTCTACAACCACAAGACATCGGTGTTCACGCCAGCCTATGGCTCCGTCACCAACGTCCGCATCAACAGCACCATGACCACCCCCCAGGTCCTGAAGCTGCTgctcaacaaattcaagatcGAGAATTCCGCAGAGGAGTTTGCTTTGTACGTGGTCCATACCA
It encodes:
- the LOC125100773 gene encoding ras association domain-containing protein 2-like, with protein sequence MDYSHQTSLVPCGQDKYISKNELLLHLKTYNLYYEGQNWQLRHREEEDEFIVEGLLNISWGLRRPIRLQMQEDNERIRPPLSSSSWHSGCNLGAQGTILKPLTMPNIQISEADAPPEGEQAPSPTDSRGLKPLQEDTPQLMRTRSDVGVRRRGNVRTPGDQRRIRRHRFSINGHFYNHKTSVFTPAYGSVTNVRINSTMTTPQVLKLLLNKFKIENSAEEFALYVVHTSGEKQKLKNTDYPLVARILQGPCEQVSKVFLMEKDQVQEITYDVAQYIKFEMPVLKSFIQKLQEEEDREVKKLMRKYTVLRLMIRQRLEEMAETPATI